The genomic stretch GGTGCGCACCCGTGTGCTGGAATCCCGCGCGGTGACGGAGGTGACCGTCTACTGCACGGACCATCCGGGCCTGTTCAGCAAGATCGCCGGTGCGCTGGCGGTGGCGGGTGCCACCATCGTCGACGCGCGCATCCACACCATGACGGATGGCATGGCGCTGGACACCTTCTGGGTGCAAGACGCGCAGGGCGGCGCCTTCGAGGCGCCGCACCGCCTGGCGCGGCTTTCGGTACTGGTGGAACAGGCGCTGTCAGGCCGGCTGAAGCTGCGCGAGGAAATCCGCAAGCTGAAGCGCGAACCGGCCCGGCTGCGCGCGGTGACCGTGCCGCCGCGCGTGGTGATCGACAACCATGCGTCCAACAGCTTCACCGTCATCGAGGTAAATGGCCGCGACCGCCCCGGCCTGCTGCACGACGTGACGGCGGCGATCAGCGACCAGGGGCTGCAGATCGCCTCCGCGCACATCACCACCTATGGCGTGCGGGCGGTCGACGTCTTCTACGTGAAGGATGTTTTCGGGCTGAAGGTGGAGAACGAACGCAAGCTGGTCGGGCTGCGCCGCGCGCTGGAGAAGGCGCTGGAGTTGGTGGATGCGCCGGGCGATGCCGCGCGGCGGGTCACTGCCTAGCGCCGCCCAAGTGGCCCGCAACGCCTCCAGGTCGCTGCCTTCACGCGCATCTTCACCCAATCAAAGCAGTCCGTCTGATCGGGATCCGCCCTACCCCAACAACCGCCCGATCACCCGCGCCGTGTAATCCACCACCGGGATCACCCGCCCGTAGTTGATCCGCGTCGGGCCGATCACCCCGATCGCGCCCACGATGCGTTCGGCTCCGTTGCGGAAGGGTGCGACCACCATCGACAGCCCCGCGCTGTCGAACAGCCCGCTCTCGGCGCCAATGAAGATCTGCACGCCCTCGCCGCGCTGCGCGAGTTCGAGCAGCCGCAGCATCGTCTCCTGCTGTTCCAGGCGTTCGAACAGCTTCTGGATCTCGCCAACGCGCGCCGCCTGGTCGATGGTCTCGAGCAGCCGCGCCTGGCCGCGCACGATCAGCGACCCGGTCTGCCCGCCGGTCCAGGTGCCCAGGCCTGCCTCGATCACCTGTTGCGTCAGGGCATCGAGCGCGGTGCGGTTCGTCGCGATCTCGCCGGCGATGACGCCGCGCGCTTCCTCGATGGTGCGCCCCGTCAGCCGCGCATTCAGGTAGTTCGACGCCTGCTGCAGGGCGGAGGGTGGCAGGCCGGGCGGTACCTCGATGACGCGGTTCTCGACCTGGCCATCGGCATGCACCAGCACCACCAGCGCGCGGCCCGGGCCGAGCGCCACGAACTCGATGTGCCGCAGAGTGCCTTCGGATGTGGGCGCCACGACCAGCCCCGCCGCGCCGGCCAGGCCCGACAGCATCTGCCCCGCCTCGCCCAGCGTGTCCTGCAAGGACCGGCCGGAGGCCGCGCAGCGGGCGGAGATCGCGTCGCGTTCTTCCTCACCCAGGGCGCCGAATTCCAGCAAGCCATCGACGAACAGGCGCAGCCCGCGTTCGGTGGGCAGCCGTCCGGCCGAGGTATGCGGCGCATAGAGCAGCCCGGCATCCTCGAGGTCCGCCATGGCATTGCGGATGGTGGCGGGCGACAGGCCCAGCGGCAGGCGCCGCGACAGCGTGCGGGAGCCGACGGGCTCGCCCGTCGCGACATAGGTCTCCACCAGCTCGCGGAGGATGAGCGCGCTGCGGTTGTCGAGGCCCGCCAGGGTTGCCCCGGCCGGGCCGGGAGGGAGCTTGGGCGTGGGTCCCATCTCTCGGCCAATCTGTGGGGTGTATATGGGGACGCTAGGGAGGGGTTTGACCCCCGTCAACGCGGGACTGGACGCAGCCCGGCCACACCGCCATTTTCCGCGGCCTCACGCCCCAAGGAAAACCCCCCGATGCGCCCCTCCGGCCGCGACCCCGCCGCGCTGCGTCCCGTCAGCCTGCAACCCGGCTTCGCCCGCCATGCCGAGGGGTCCTGCCTGATCCGCATGGGCGTGACGGAAGTGCTGTGCACCGCCAGCGTGGAAGGCCGCGTGCCGCCCTTCCTGCGCGGCCAGGGCCAGGGCTGGGTCACCGCCGAATACGGCATGCTGCCCCGTGCGACGCATACGCGCGGCGACCGCGAAGCCGCGCGCGGCAAGCAATCCGGCCGCACGCAGGAAATCCAGCGGCTGATCGGCCGCAGCCTGCGCGCCGTGACCGACATGAAGGCGATGGGCGAGATGACCGTCACCATCGACTGCGACGTGCTGACCGCCGATGGCGGCACGCGCTGCGCGTCCATCACCGGCGCCTGGGTGGCGCTGCACCTCGCTTTCGAGCACTGCCGGCGCATGAACATCATGACGCGCAATCCGCTGAAGGATCAGGTCGCCGCCGTGTCCTGCGGGGTGTTCCAGCAGGTGCCGGTGCTGGACCTCGACTATGCCGAGGACAGCAAGGCGGATGCGGATGCGAACTTCGTGCTGACCGGCGCGGGCGGCATCGTGGAGGTGCAGGGCACCGCGGAAGGCGCGCCGTTCTCCGACGCCGAACTGATGGCGCTGCTCGGCCTGGCGCGCGCCGGCACCGCGGAACTCTTCGCCAAGCAGCGCGAGGCCGCGGGGCTGTGAGCCACCGGCGCCTGGCCCGCGGCGAACGCATCGTCATCGCCACGCACAATGCCGGCAAGTTGCTGGAAGTCGCCGCACTTCTGGCTCCCCATGGCATCGAGACGGTGTCGGCCGGTGCGCTGAACCTGCCTGAGCCGGAGGAGACGGAGGAGAGCTTCCTGGGTAACGCCGCCATCAAGGCCCTGGCGGCCGCGCGCGCCGCCGGGCTGCCCGCGCTGTCGGATGATTCCGGCTTTTCGGTCGCTGCGCTGGCCGGCGCGCCCGGCGTGCGCACGGCGGATTGGGCGATGCAGCCCGATGGTTCGCGTGATTATGCCGACGCCATGCGCAAGGTGATGGAGGCCGCGCAGGAGTTCGAGGACCGCACGGCCTGGTTCTCCTGCGCGCTGGTGCTGGCCTGGCCGGACGGACACATCGAGGGCTTCGAGGGCCGCGCGATGGGCCACTGGACCTGGCCGCCGCGCGGCGTTAACGGCTTCGGCTACGACCCGATGTTCGTCCCCGACAGCCGCGACGAGACCTTCGGCGAAATGGACCCGGCGGAGAAGCACCGCATCAGCCACCGGGCGCGGGCGTTTGCGCTGCTGTCGGCGGCGTGCCTGCCGGAGGCCTAGCCCGGCGCCTTCATCTGCTCCGCCCCCGCCTTGCGCCGCCGTCGCACCGGTGCGGGCACCGGTGTCGGTGCGGGCGGCGGCGGGGTCGCCTCGAGCCCTCGTCGGACCAGGCTCGCCCAGGCTTCCTCGGGCGTGTCCACGATCTCGAACAAGGACAGGTCGCGCGCGTCGATCATCCCGTGCTCGACCAGCATCGGCAGGTTCACCGCCTGCTCCCAGAAGCTGCGCCCGACCAGTACGATCGGCCGTGGACTGGCCTTGTGCGTCTGCACCAGCGTCAGCAGCTCGAACAATTCGTCGAAGGTGCCGAAGCCGCCGGGGAAGACCGCCAGCGCATTGGCGCGCATCGCCAGGTGCATCTTGCGCATCGCAAAGTAGTGGAACCGGAAGGTCAGCGCCGGGGTGGACCAGGCATTGGGGTCCTGTTCGTGCGGCAGGGTGATGTTGAAACCGATGGACGGCGCGCCCGCTTCGTGCGCGCCACGGTTCGCCGCCTCCATGATGCCCGGCCCGCCGCCGGTCGCGATCACGTTGTCCCGCGGCGCGCCGCCTGCCGCCAGCGCGCCACCGCGCAACGAGACGATGCGCGCGAAGGCACGGGCGTCCTCGTACATCCGGGCGCGCTCGGCGGCTGTCTTCGCCGCGCGCTTCTCGGCCGCGGTGCGTGCGCTGGCGGCCAGTGCGGCGGCCTGCTCGGGGGATGGGATGCGCGCCGACCCGAACACCACAACGGTAGACCGCACGCCCCAGTCGCGCAGCGCGTATTCCGCCTTCGCGTATTCCATACCGAAGCGAAAGGGCCGCATCTCGTCGCGCAACAGGAACTCCTGGTCCTCGATGGCCAGCAGGAAGGATCGGGAGCGCTTCTGCGCGCCGTTGTCGGGCATGGCGTTTCCAGTCCTGGCCGGTTCAGCGTTGCGGTTGCGACGCGACCGGTCCGATCCTAGCCTGACCGCGGCCAACGGCGGAAACCGGGCCGGGGAAGGAAACACGAGATGAAGCGGATCGCGGCGGCGCTCGGCGTCGCACTTGTCCTTGGCGCCACGGCGCCTGGCGCGCTGGCGCAGGGGCGCGGCGACCCCAACGCGCTGCGGGTGAAGCTGTTCGGCGATTTGCGGTCGATCGACCCCTTCATCAGCCCCGAATACATGGCCCGCAACCACGGTTACATGGTCTACGATACGCTGTTCGCGCTGAACGCGCGGCTCGAAATCCGCCCTCAGATGGTCGAGAGCTGGACCACCAGCGAGGATGGCCGCACCTGGACCTTCACCCTGCGCGAGGGCCTGAACTTCCACGATGGCGCGCCGGTCACCACGACGGACGTGATCGCATCGCTACAGCGGTGGGCGGTCCGCGACGGGCTCGGCCAGCAGATCGTGGCACTCGCCACCGCAATGGAACCTGTCGATGCGCGGACCTTCCGCATCGTGCTGCGCGAACCCTTCGGGTTGATGCTCCAGGCGCTGTCCAAGCCGTCGGGCCAGCCGCCCTTCATCATGCCCGCGCGCGTTGCCGCCACGCCGGCGACGCAACCGATCAGCGACCCGACCGGGTCGGGCCCGTTCTCCCTGCGACGGGAAGACTGGCGCATCGGGGACCGCGTCACCTACCGCCGCAATGACGCCTATGTCCCGCGCGCCGAACCGCCGGACGGTTTGGCCGGCGGCAAGCGCGCCGGCATCGCGCGCGTCGAATGGGTGTATTTGCCTGACGCGCAAACCGCGCTGAACGCGCTGGTGACGCACGAGATCGACATCTTCGAGGAACTCCCGCCCGACCTGTTTCCCGTCGTGCAGCGCAACCGCGCGCTGCGGATGGGACCGCAGGACAGTGTCGGCGTGCAGGCCATCTTCCGCATGAACCAGGCGGTGCCACCCTTCGACAACCCCCGCCTGCGGCAGGCGATGCGGTTGCTGATCGACCCCGCCCACGCCATGCCGGCCTACATGACCGACCCGGCGCTGTGGCAGGATTGCCGGTCGTTCTACACCTGCACCTCGCCGTATCGGAGCTCGGCCGGTTGGGTGGTGCCAAACTTCGAGGCGGCACGCCGCGCGGTGGCCGAGAGCGGCTATGACGGCACGCCGGTGGTGGTGCTGGACGCGCAGGATTCCACCATCAGCCACACCTTCGCGCTGGTCTCGGCCGACATGCTGCGTCGTGCCGGGCTGACCGTGGATGTGCAGGCGATGGACTGGGCAACGCTGATCCAGCGCCGCCTGTCGCGCAACCCGGCGAACCAGAATGGTTGGGGGCTGTTCGTCTCGGCGCCGACCGGGCTCGATGGCATGGACCCCTCCGGCCACAACGCCTTGCGGTCCGCCTGCGAACGCACCGCACTGCCCGGCTGGCCCTGTGATGCCGAGATGGAGCGCATCCGCGACGCATTCATGGCCGCCACCACCGACGCCCAGCGACGTGAGGCCGCCGAGGCCTATCACCAGCGCGCCACCGAGACGGTGCCCTATGTCCCGCTCGGCCAGTTCGCGCTGGTGCGCGGCTACAACGCGCGGCTGCAGGGGATTCTCGAGGCGCCCGTGCCGGTCTATTGGAACATCTCGAAGTCGGCGCAGTGAGGGTGGCATGAAGGACGAAACACGGGCCCGGCTGGCGGAGGTCTCCACCGCGACGCTCACCACGGTCCTGTTCAAGCGCGGCTTCCGCAACGTGTTCCTGGCGCTGCATCCGGTTGGGCACGGCGCCCCGAACATGGTCGGCCCGGCCTATACGCTGCGGACCATCCCGGCGCGCGAGGACCTCGATCACCTCGAGGTCTTCAAGGACCCCGAGCACCCGCAGCGCAAGGGCGTCGAGGAATGCCCGCCCGGCGCGGTCTTCGTCATCGACAGCCGCGGCGACGCGCGCGCGGCCTCGGCCGGCGGGATCCTCATCACCCGACTTCGCGCGCGCGGCGTGGCGGGTGCAGTCACCGATGGTGGCTTCCGCGACAGCCCGGAGATCGGCGCGATGGGCTGGCCGGCCTATCACGCCACGCCCTCGGCGCCGACCAACCTCATTCACCACCATTGCGTGGATTTGAACGTGCCGATCGCCTGCGCCGGCGTCGGCGTGCATCCCGGCGACATCATGGTGGGTGATGGCGAGGGTATCGTCTGCATCCCCGCGCACATCGCCGACGATGTCGCCGCCGAGGCCTTCGAGCAGACGGTCTTTGAGGATTTCGTGCAGGAACGCGTCGCCGCCGGCCACACGATCCGCGGGCTGTACCCGATGACGGACGCAGCGAACCGGCCGATCTACGAGGCCTGGCGCAAGGAGCACGGGCGTTGATGCTGCGCCTCGCGGTGATCGGCCTGGCCTTGACCATCGTGGCGCCGGCCAACGGGCAGGAGGAATTGCCCGCCTGCCCCGAGACCATCGCCGTGACCGATGCAACCCAGGGCGCCGCCCCCGCCGGCTGGCAGCATTTCCAGCGCGACATGCCGCACCGGCTGATCGACATCCGCTTCTATGCCGGCCCGCCGGCGGAAGGGCGCTTCGTGGAACCCGTCGCCGGCAGCGGGCGCGGCACGGTGGTCAGCATGCGCTACGGCCTCCCCGCCGTGGAAGGTCCGGTCTGGATGTCCTGCGTCTATGCGGCCACCGCGCATGTGCTGGTCCGCCAGCTCACCGGCCCCTTCCCGCCGCATGTGCGGGTCAACCACGACCGCGCCGATGGGCGCACCTTCATCACCTACAACTGAAGCGTCAGGAAGCGGTTCTCGCTGCTGGCGGCGTAGTCACCGAAGGGGCCGCAGGGCACGAAGCCCTGCGCCAGATACAGCGCCACCGCCGCCTGGAAATAGGCGCTGGTCCCGGTCTCCAGGCTGACCCGCGTCATGCCGGCCAAGCGCGCCTGGTCGACGATATGGCGCAGCAGCGCGGCCCCCACGCCGCGCCGACGTGCGGCCTGGGCGGTGTGCATCGACTTCACCTCGCCATGGTCTGGTGCCATGCGCTTCAACGCGCCGACGCCCAGCAGGTCCTCGCCCTCCCAGGCACTGAAGAACCGGATCTCCGGCACGCGCAGCCCGGACAGATCCAGCGCGAAGGCGAAGCCTTCCGCCGTCGCCTCCCGCGCCAGGCGCTGGTGCAGCGCGATCAGCGCCTGCACCCGCGCATCCTCCAGCCCGCCCTCGACGATCCTCACAGATGCCGCCCACGTTCGAGGATCTCGAGCGTGTAGTCGCGATAGGTCATGCCCAGTTCCTCGGCGCGCGCGAGGCGCCGCAGCGCGATTTCGCGCGGCGGCGTCTTCCAGGCGCGGCGATGCGCGCGGCGCCAGCAGAAGGACCGCCAGCCGGCGCCGGCATCCTCGTCATCGAGCGGCGGGCCACCATTGTGGCGGCGTGGGGGTGGCATGGTCATGACCGGAGTATCCACTATATTGGATACATGTCCACCAATGCAGCAGCCCCGCTCGACATGCTCCTCGCCCAGCGCATCCGTCACGAACGCGAGGCCCGCGGCTGGTCGATCGCCGACCTTGCCGCCGCCTCGGGCGTCTCCCGCGCCATGATCAGCAAGGTCGAGCGCGCGGAAGCGAGCCCTACCGCTGCCCTGTTAGGCCGGCTGTCCGGCGCGCTGCACCTCACTGTCTCCACCCTGCTGGCCCGTGCCGAGGCCGATGCCGGCCCCTCGCGCATCGCCCGCGCCGATGCCCAGCCGCTCTGGACCGACCCCGACACGGGTTACCGCCGACGCGCCCTGTCGCCCCCCGGCGCCGAGCCCGAATTGGTCGAGGTCGAACTCCCGCCCGGCACCCGCGTGGCCTATCCAGCGGCCTCCTTCGCATTCCTGCGCGGCCAAGTGGTCTGGGTGATAGCCGGGCGCCTGGCGGTCGAGGAAGGCGCCGATGAAGCGCTACTGCAGGCGGGCGACAGCCTCGCCTTCGACCTTGAGGCCCCGAAGGGCCACGCATTCCGCAACCCGTCGCGCGGCAAGCCGTGCCGCTACGTGGTGGCGCTGTCGCGGCGGTAGCGCCGCGACAGCGCGCCGACACACTCGGTCGGTGGGGTTCGGTCCACCGAAACGCCGGTCCCGCTGCCGCGCGAGCGTGGCACGGTCGGGCAACCTCGGGCCGCCTCTCGCACCGCTCGCCCGCGCCGGCAGATCGCGCTTCCACGCCGCAGCCCCGGATGCCACGCTGATGCCAATACTGGGAGGAACAACCATGACCCGCATCCGCCGCCGCGCCCTCGTGGCCGCGCCGTTCGCCGCACTCGCTGCGCCGCGGACCCTCGAGGCCCAGGGCGCATGGAGCCCCGCGCGCCCGGTCACCATCATCGTCCCCTTCCCGCCGGGCGGGTCCACCGACGTGACCGCGCGCCTGGTGGCCGAGCGCATGGCCCCGCTGCTCGGCCAGAACGTGGTGATCGACAACAAGCCCGGCGCACAGACCGTGATCGGCGCCGAGGCCGCCGCGCGCGCCGCGCCCGATGGCCACACGCTGCTGATGTCGTCCGGCACCACGCTGACCATCAACCCGCTGATCGGCCGCAACCTACCCTACAAGCCGGAGGATTTCGCGCCCGTCGTGCACGTGGCCACGCTGCCCTTCTGCATCGCGGTGAAGCCTGGCATCCCGGACACCATCGCCGGCTTCGTCGCGCATGTGCGCGCCAATCCGGGCAAGGTGACCTGGGGGCATAACGGGCGCGGGTCCTTCAACCACATCGCCGGCGCGCTGATCGCCGACCGCATCGGGCTCGACTGGCAGGATGTCGGCTATCGCGGCGATGCGCCGCAGTTGAACGACCTGCTGGCCGGCACGCTCGATTCCATCCTGGTTGGGGGTGCCACGGGCCTCGCGGCCGCGCGGTCCGGCCGCGCGCGCATCATCGGCTGGACCGGCGAGACGCGCCTGCCCAACCTGCCGGAGCAGCCGACCTTTGCGGAGTCCTATCCCGGCCTGGTGGCGGTGACCTGGTTCGGGCTGCTGGCGCCCGCGCGCACGCCGCCCGCCGCGATCGCGCGGCTGAACGCCGCCGGTGCCGCCGCCACCGCCGACGCCACGGTGCAGGAACGCCTGCTGAATGAGGGAATCCTGGCCGCCGGCGGCACGCCCGCCGACTTCCAGGCCTTCCTGTCGCGCGAGGCGGAGCGATGGGGCCCGCTGCTGCGGCGGCTCGACATTCAGCTGAACTGACGCGCCGCGGCGCGCACAAAACGGATCCCAGCGCGACCCGCGCCCAGACTGTCAGCCGCGCCCAGCGGACGAGTGCGGGGCGCGAAGGCAAACGGCCAGGATGGGCCGCGCCCGCCGATTGAGAGCGCTCAAAGACGCCGGCGCCCGGCGCCTGACTGCGTCAAATAGACTCCCGCAGATACCCCAGCACCACCTCCACCACATGCGCTTCCCGCGCCGCCAGCGCTGCCTCGGTGCCCAGGTCCGCGTCAAAGATGGTGGACAGCGTGTGCCGGTTCGCCACCCAGAAATGTCCGAGCCCAAGCATCGTCACATAGAGCTGCAGCGCATCCACGCCGCGCCGGAACCGGCCGGCTTGCTCGCCGCGCGTCAGCACCACGCGCAGGCTGTCCAACAGCGGCGAGTACATCGCCGGCACTTCCGCACTTCGCTTCAGATACGCCGCGCGATGGATGTTCTCCTGGTTCAGCAGTGCCACGAATTCCGGATGCGCCGCGGTGTAGCGCAGGTTGAAGCGCACCAGCCGCGCCATGGCCTCCTCGGGCGGCAGATGCTCGACCTCGAGCGCGCGCTCCTCCGCGCGCTTGGCGGCATAGGCGTGCTCCAGCACGACCAGCCAAAGCTCCTCCTTCGACCCGAAATGGGCATAGAGCATGCGCTTGTTGGCACCCGACCGCACGGCGATCTCGTCCACCCGCGCGCCTGCCAGGCCGTGCGCGGCGAATTCCACCAGCGCGGCATCGAGGATGCGCTGACGCGTCGCCGCGGCGCGGGCCGAGAGCGGCCGCCGCGCCGATCCTTCCATCAGAAGCGCCCGTCCCGCACTTCGAATTTGGTCGCCTTGCCAAGCGACCGGCCGCC from Roseomonas fluvialis encodes the following:
- the hrcA gene encoding heat-inducible transcriptional repressor HrcA is translated as MGPTPKLPPGPAGATLAGLDNRSALILRELVETYVATGEPVGSRTLSRRLPLGLSPATIRNAMADLEDAGLLYAPHTSAGRLPTERGLRLFVDGLLEFGALGEEERDAISARCAASGRSLQDTLGEAGQMLSGLAGAAGLVVAPTSEGTLRHIEFVALGPGRALVVLVHADGQVENRVIEVPPGLPPSALQQASNYLNARLTGRTIEEARGVIAGEIATNRTALDALTQQVIEAGLGTWTGGQTGSLIVRGQARLLETIDQAARVGEIQKLFERLEQQETMLRLLELAQRGEGVQIFIGAESGLFDSAGLSMVVAPFRNGAERIVGAIGVIGPTRINYGRVIPVVDYTARVIGRLLG
- the rph gene encoding ribonuclease PH, which encodes MRPSGRDPAALRPVSLQPGFARHAEGSCLIRMGVTEVLCTASVEGRVPPFLRGQGQGWVTAEYGMLPRATHTRGDREAARGKQSGRTQEIQRLIGRSLRAVTDMKAMGEMTVTIDCDVLTADGGTRCASITGAWVALHLAFEHCRRMNIMTRNPLKDQVAAVSCGVFQQVPVLDLDYAEDSKADADANFVLTGAGGIVEVQGTAEGAPFSDAELMALLGLARAGTAELFAKQREAAGL
- a CDS encoding non-canonical purine NTP pyrophosphatase, giving the protein MSHRRLARGERIVIATHNAGKLLEVAALLAPHGIETVSAGALNLPEPEETEESFLGNAAIKALAAARAAGLPALSDDSGFSVAALAGAPGVRTADWAMQPDGSRDYADAMRKVMEAAQEFEDRTAWFSCALVLAWPDGHIEGFEGRAMGHWTWPPRGVNGFGYDPMFVPDSRDETFGEMDPAEKHRISHRARAFALLSAACLPEA
- a CDS encoding LOG family protein; amino-acid sequence: MPDNGAQKRSRSFLLAIEDQEFLLRDEMRPFRFGMEYAKAEYALRDWGVRSTVVVFGSARIPSPEQAAALAASARTAAEKRAAKTAAERARMYEDARAFARIVSLRGGALAAGGAPRDNVIATGGGPGIMEAANRGAHEAGAPSIGFNITLPHEQDPNAWSTPALTFRFHYFAMRKMHLAMRANALAVFPGGFGTFDELFELLTLVQTHKASPRPIVLVGRSFWEQAVNLPMLVEHGMIDARDLSLFEIVDTPEEAWASLVRRGLEATPPPPAPTPVPAPVRRRRKAGAEQMKAPG
- a CDS encoding ABC transporter substrate-binding protein, which codes for MKRIAAALGVALVLGATAPGALAQGRGDPNALRVKLFGDLRSIDPFISPEYMARNHGYMVYDTLFALNARLEIRPQMVESWTTSEDGRTWTFTLREGLNFHDGAPVTTTDVIASLQRWAVRDGLGQQIVALATAMEPVDARTFRIVLREPFGLMLQALSKPSGQPPFIMPARVAATPATQPISDPTGSGPFSLRREDWRIGDRVTYRRNDAYVPRAEPPDGLAGGKRAGIARVEWVYLPDAQTALNALVTHEIDIFEELPPDLFPVVQRNRALRMGPQDSVGVQAIFRMNQAVPPFDNPRLRQAMRLLIDPAHAMPAYMTDPALWQDCRSFYTCTSPYRSSAGWVVPNFEAARRAVAESGYDGTPVVVLDAQDSTISHTFALVSADMLRRAGLTVDVQAMDWATLIQRRLSRNPANQNGWGLFVSAPTGLDGMDPSGHNALRSACERTALPGWPCDAEMERIRDAFMAATTDAQRREAAEAYHQRATETVPYVPLGQFALVRGYNARLQGILEAPVPVYWNISKSAQ
- a CDS encoding ribonuclease activity regulator RraA, translated to MKDETRARLAEVSTATLTTVLFKRGFRNVFLALHPVGHGAPNMVGPAYTLRTIPAREDLDHLEVFKDPEHPQRKGVEECPPGAVFVIDSRGDARAASAGGILITRLRARGVAGAVTDGGFRDSPEIGAMGWPAYHATPSAPTNLIHHHCVDLNVPIACAGVGVHPGDIMVGDGEGIVCIPAHIADDVAAEAFEQTVFEDFVQERVAAGHTIRGLYPMTDAANRPIYEAWRKEHGR
- a CDS encoding STY0301 family protein: MLRLAVIGLALTIVAPANGQEELPACPETIAVTDATQGAAPAGWQHFQRDMPHRLIDIRFYAGPPAEGRFVEPVAGSGRGTVVSMRYGLPAVEGPVWMSCVYAATAHVLVRQLTGPFPPHVRVNHDRADGRTFITYN
- a CDS encoding GNAT family N-acetyltransferase, which codes for MRIVEGGLEDARVQALIALHQRLAREATAEGFAFALDLSGLRVPEIRFFSAWEGEDLLGVGALKRMAPDHGEVKSMHTAQAARRRGVGAALLRHIVDQARLAGMTRVSLETGTSAYFQAAVALYLAQGFVPCGPFGDYAASSENRFLTLQL
- a CDS encoding helix-turn-helix domain-containing protein: MSTNAAAPLDMLLAQRIRHEREARGWSIADLAAASGVSRAMISKVERAEASPTAALLGRLSGALHLTVSTLLARAEADAGPSRIARADAQPLWTDPDTGYRRRALSPPGAEPELVEVELPPGTRVAYPAASFAFLRGQVVWVIAGRLAVEEGADEALLQAGDSLAFDLEAPKGHAFRNPSRGKPCRYVVALSRR
- a CDS encoding Bug family tripartite tricarboxylate transporter substrate binding protein — translated: MTRIRRRALVAAPFAALAAPRTLEAQGAWSPARPVTIIVPFPPGGSTDVTARLVAERMAPLLGQNVVIDNKPGAQTVIGAEAAARAAPDGHTLLMSSGTTLTINPLIGRNLPYKPEDFAPVVHVATLPFCIAVKPGIPDTIAGFVAHVRANPGKVTWGHNGRGSFNHIAGALIADRIGLDWQDVGYRGDAPQLNDLLAGTLDSILVGGATGLAAARSGRARIIGWTGETRLPNLPEQPTFAESYPGLVAVTWFGLLAPARTPPAAIARLNAAGAAATADATVQERLLNEGILAAGGTPADFQAFLSREAERWGPLLRRLDIQLN
- a CDS encoding TetR family transcriptional regulator produces the protein MEGSARRPLSARAAATRQRILDAALVEFAAHGLAGARVDEIAVRSGANKRMLYAHFGSKEELWLVVLEHAYAAKRAEERALEVEHLPPEEAMARLVRFNLRYTAAHPEFVALLNQENIHRAAYLKRSAEVPAMYSPLLDSLRVVLTRGEQAGRFRRGVDALQLYVTMLGLGHFWVANRHTLSTIFDADLGTEAALAAREAHVVEVVLGYLRESI